One window of the Anomaloglossus baeobatrachus isolate aAnoBae1 chromosome 12, aAnoBae1.hap1, whole genome shotgun sequence genome contains the following:
- the LOC142257599 gene encoding uncharacterized protein LOC142257599: protein MNLWIVLAFSTFIPEIITDENIPDFSHVLFVEKGKNTNLTCGISNKGNNIQWYKEKEDGGLEAVARSACYSRNEGRYFAHCEHRNVKSMEIMHVLTSDSGVYYCSSSGLDQTFNLANTLIVTEHNPEKPTLSILTSVQKHPKDSESTVLLCVAFNWTNEWDVIKWTLNDTEQKGWTTLIPDGSLRSLFVVSKPEHYPVITCYIKKSTSNEKISLNFTTVSKDGNDGSSSSSQCYIVLYVGIPIIIGIILMHQIILAIRRRTLYKGVPQQETHSERHVRFRPEDESVTYAAVKS from the exons AAATAATTACAGATGAAAACATCCCTGATTTTTCACATGTCCTCTTTGTAGAGAAGGGGAAGAACACCAACCTCACATGTGGCATTAGTAACAAAGGCAACAATATTCAGTGGTACAAAGAAAAAGAGGACGGAGGATTAGAGGCCGTGGCACGAAGTGCATGTTACTCACGAAACGAAGGTAGATATTTTGCCCACTGTGAACATAGGAATGTAAAAAGCATGGAGATCATGCATGTCCTTACATCTGACTCCGGGGTGTATTACTGCTCTTCATCAGGACTGGACCAGACCTTCAATCtagccaacactttaattgttacAG AACATAATCCAGAGAAACCTACCTTGTCAATACTTACGTCAGTACAAAAGCACCCAAAAGATTCAGAGTCAACTGTCTTACTGTGTGTTGCTTTCAACTGGACAAATGAATGGGATGTGATTAAATGGACCTTGAATGATACAGAACAAAAAGGGTGGACAACTCTCATTCCAGATGGGAGTTTAAGAAGCCTATTTGTTGTTTCTAAACCGGAGCATTATCCAGTAATTACTTGTTACATAAAAAAGTCTACCAGCAATGAAAAGATCTCCTTAAATTTCACAACTGTTTCTAAAGATGGTAATGATG gtTCGTCATCCAGCAGCCAATGCTATATTGTACTGTATGTGGGAATACCCATCATTATTGGCATCATACTTATGCATCAGATTATCCTTGCCATCCGACGAAGAACTTTGTATAAAGGTGTCCCTCAACAAGAAACTCACTCAG AACGTCATGTCCGATTTAGACCTGAAGATGAGTCG GTAACATATGCTGCAGTAAAATCATAA